A region from the Brachyspira hampsonii genome encodes:
- a CDS encoding ankyrin repeat domain-containing protein, which translates to MRHIRFLVILLTFSYSIFALTANETNLFNAINEKNSDNVSNILNNSADIDVNVLDIEGYTPLHRAVYNKDLNTVNVLLKNKNIDINSKLDMKVSIDGWYLGGATPLILASYIGDTNIVSALLENNADIKARDNVDGSMAIHMASANGNNDVIMMLLAKDSSTINDVDNRGNTPLHWAAMKDKPETIKLLMENGADIESKDADGWTPLHYAAAFSSLQTVQTLVNLGADKMSKTKDGNEPVYYAKGDDVKNYLSGNDNIVREGNPEDNLGGDETVVADNNTADENNNTEEAVNTETEEEAAEENEEYAQNDVVVEEETEEVYVDDTVNAVDLDVKQLELLVAVKNNDIIALNTLMKEDVNPNFADENGYTPLHLAVINNNLDTVEALLNYKDINKEAKLPYKATLDNWYLGGATPLIVASYVGNPDIVYTLIEAGCDIRARDDIDGAMPIHVASANGNDDAVILLLEKDKTLVNETDNNGNDTPLHWAAMKNKHSTVNVLLKYNADTKIQNSDGNTALHYAAMYASSDVIKNIVNADKSSVNMANNENMYPIHYAALENNVDALVSLVQDGKADVNIKDSNNDTALHYAAAYGNMDSVMSLVEKCYADKTLKDSDGYTAADLASDNGYNNIANYLRGAAYIPADNNQDNTDNNGQELILPEYNKKPNLDKKWW; encoded by the coding sequence GTGAGACATATTAGATTTTTAGTTATACTATTGACTTTTAGTTATTCTATATTCGCATTAACTGCAAATGAAACTAATTTATTTAATGCAATTAATGAAAAAAATTCAGATAATGTATCAAATATATTGAATAACTCTGCAGATATAGATGTAAATGTACTAGATATTGAAGGGTATACTCCTTTACACAGAGCAGTTTATAATAAAGATTTAAATACTGTAAATGTTCTTTTGAAAAATAAAAATATAGATATTAATTCTAAATTAGATATGAAAGTAAGTATAGACGGCTGGTATCTAGGAGGTGCTACGCCATTGATATTGGCTTCATATATTGGAGACACTAATATAGTTTCGGCTTTGCTTGAGAATAATGCTGATATTAAGGCTAGAGATAATGTAGACGGCAGTATGGCTATACATATGGCTTCTGCTAATGGTAATAATGATGTAATAATGATGCTTCTCGCTAAAGATTCTTCTACTATAAATGATGTAGATAATAGAGGAAATACTCCATTACATTGGGCTGCTATGAAAGATAAGCCTGAAACTATTAAATTATTAATGGAAAATGGGGCAGATATAGAATCTAAAGATGCAGACGGATGGACACCTTTACATTATGCTGCTGCTTTCTCTTCTCTTCAAACAGTACAGACTCTTGTTAATTTAGGTGCTGACAAAATGAGCAAAACAAAAGACGGAAATGAGCCTGTATATTATGCTAAAGGCGATGATGTTAAGAATTATTTATCAGGAAATGATAATATAGTAAGAGAAGGTAATCCTGAAGATAATTTGGGCGGAGATGAAACTGTTGTGGCTGACAATAATACGGCAGATGAAAATAATAATACAGAAGAAGCTGTGAATACAGAAACAGAAGAAGAAGCCGCAGAAGAAAATGAAGAATATGCACAAAATGATGTTGTAGTAGAAGAAGAAACTGAAGAAGTATATGTTGATGATACTGTAAATGCTGTTGATTTAGATGTTAAGCAGTTAGAACTTTTAGTTGCTGTTAAAAATAATGATATAATAGCTTTAAATACTTTAATGAAAGAGGACGTTAATCCTAATTTTGCCGATGAAAACGGATATACTCCTTTACATTTAGCGGTTATTAATAATAATTTAGATACAGTTGAAGCCTTACTTAATTATAAAGATATAAATAAAGAAGCAAAACTTCCTTATAAAGCTACTTTGGATAATTGGTATTTGGGAGGAGCTACTCCTTTAATAGTTGCTTCTTATGTAGGTAATCCTGATATAGTTTATACTTTAATAGAAGCAGGATGCGATATAAGAGCTAGAGATGATATAGACGGTGCTATGCCTATACATGTGGCTTCAGCAAATGGAAATGATGATGCTGTTATATTATTATTGGAAAAAGATAAAACATTGGTTAATGAAACAGATAATAATGGAAATGATACACCATTACATTGGGCTGCTATGAAAAATAAACATTCTACAGTTAATGTGCTTTTAAAATATAATGCTGATACAAAAATACAAAATTCTGATGGAAATACAGCTTTGCATTATGCTGCTATGTATGCATCTTCTGATGTTATAAAAAATATAGTTAATGCTGATAAATCAAGTGTTAATATGGCAAATAATGAAAATATGTATCCTATACATTATGCTGCTTTAGAAAATAATGTTGATGCTTTAGTATCATTAGTTCAGGACGGAAAGGCAGATGTTAATATAAAAGATTCTAATAATGATACAGCTTTACATTATGCTGCTGCTTATGGCAATATGGACAGTGTTATGTCATTAGTAGAAAAATGCTATGCTGATAAGACATTAAAAGACAGCGACGGATATACAGCTGCAGATTTAGCTTCAGATAATGGTTATAATAATATAGCTAATTATTTAAGAGGTGCTGCTTATATACCTGCTGATAACAATCAAGATAATACAGATAATAATGGTCAGGAATTAATACTTCCTGAATACAATAAAAAGCCTAATTTGGATAAAAAATGGTGGTAA
- a CDS encoding iron-containing alcohol dehydrogenase produces the protein MQSFIYNNPTKVIFGKDTENTVGNEIKNLGCKKVLVVYGTKSVKESGLLEKIENILKNSNIEYELFGNVRANPTLSHAREGVKKAIDFDADFILAVGGGSVIDTAKAIAHGASNPNIDIWEFWTRIKTLEKSLPIGCILTISAAGSETSNSAVLTNEETLDKRGFPTEFNRPKFAIMNPCLTFTLPYYQVACGISDMLMHTFDRYFGDSEDSANGDNNQTTDAIAEAVLRTIFKNGLIAMKDKTNYDAMSELMWCGSLSHNTLTGLGLTFDFIVHKFGHELSAKFDVAHGASLSVMWGHWAKYCLKDKRQRFIQYSKNVWNIDDDTGFKGIEKTIDYFKQINMPTNFTELGIGVQSEEVLQDLTKRCIKDGKLEFKHFRALNKEDVYNIFKMANV, from the coding sequence ATGCAAAGTTTTATATATAATAATCCGACAAAAGTAATATTTGGAAAAGACACAGAAAATACTGTAGGAAATGAAATAAAAAATCTAGGATGCAAAAAAGTATTAGTAGTTTATGGTACAAAAAGCGTAAAAGAAAGCGGACTATTAGAAAAAATAGAAAACATATTAAAAAACTCTAATATAGAATATGAATTATTCGGAAATGTGAGAGCTAATCCAACACTTTCTCATGCAAGAGAGGGCGTAAAAAAAGCAATAGATTTTGATGCAGATTTTATACTTGCAGTAGGAGGCGGAAGCGTTATAGATACAGCCAAAGCAATAGCACATGGGGCATCTAATCCTAATATTGATATATGGGAGTTTTGGACTAGAATAAAAACTTTAGAAAAAAGTCTTCCTATAGGATGCATACTTACAATATCAGCGGCAGGAAGTGAAACTAGTAATTCTGCTGTACTTACTAATGAAGAAACTCTCGATAAAAGAGGTTTTCCTACAGAATTTAATCGTCCTAAATTTGCTATAATGAATCCATGCCTCACTTTTACTTTACCATATTATCAAGTAGCATGCGGAATATCTGACATGCTTATGCATACATTCGACAGATATTTCGGAGACAGTGAAGACTCAGCAAATGGAGACAATAATCAAACAACAGATGCTATAGCCGAAGCAGTTTTAAGAACTATATTTAAAAACGGATTAATAGCTATGAAAGACAAAACTAATTATGACGCTATGAGCGAGCTTATGTGGTGCGGAAGTTTATCTCATAATACTTTAACAGGTTTAGGGCTTACTTTTGATTTTATAGTTCATAAATTCGGTCATGAATTAAGTGCAAAGTTTGATGTAGCCCATGGGGCAAGTCTTTCTGTTATGTGGGGACACTGGGCTAAATACTGCTTAAAAGATAAAAGACAAAGATTCATTCAATACTCAAAAAATGTTTGGAATATTGATGATGATACAGGATTTAAAGGTATAGAAAAAACTATAGATTATTTTAAACAAATAAACATGCCTACTAACTTTACAGAATTAGGTATTGGAGTGCAAAGCGAAGAAGTTTTACAAGATTTAACAAAAAGATGTATAAAAGATGGAAAATTAGAGTTTAAACATTTTAGAGCTTTAAATAAAGAAGATGTTTATAATATTTTCAAAATGGCTAATGTTTAA
- a CDS encoding AAA domain-containing protein, producing the protein MKFFEYLNKWENYLSELLKRYEGQKENGEYIKYLRQLETIKNINSGIVLSVDLFNTIKNNYENISDNIQSNKKIRNLYPIQEIYQNNSNVFNVIEKAVNSKELFCLMGPPGTGKTTAIVEIILQTIKHNYKAKIAVCSETHIAVDNAIERLNTEIENRNINCSIMRYEEFKNKYKNLNICYKNYIDSWKEKLENIYDESFTSKLFNEFEEHIMKNKKYDKYICENANIIGITCNQMARFKLDELDDVYDLIIIDEVSKNTLPEILIPASLSRKLILVGDPNQLPPVFCKDEIETMNEIDTKLQEELIENSLVDRLFKNVDNETMFGMLDTQYRMESKIGDIVSKFFYNNELKNGTKYSDDESIYWLDYNTDKKFPINYGGELYNPIEVELINNSIENLNIDAGTTIAVITPYKKQKRELKNIISSNEKLKHLNIEIDTIDAFQGKEADIVYFSVVRNTGSARFFSNIKRLNIAVSRTKKKLYMVGMSKYCNRVDILKNIYLSSNVLI; encoded by the coding sequence ATGAAATTTTTTGAATATTTAAATAAATGGGAAAATTATTTATCTGAATTGTTAAAAAGATATGAAGGTCAAAAAGAAAATGGTGAATATATCAAATATTTAAGGCAATTAGAAACTATAAAAAATATTAATTCAGGAATTGTTCTGTCTGTAGATTTGTTTAATACAATAAAAAATAATTATGAAAATATTTCAGATAATATACAAAGTAACAAAAAAATAAGAAATCTATATCCAATACAAGAAATATATCAAAACAATAGCAATGTATTTAATGTAATAGAGAAAGCTGTTAATAGTAAAGAATTATTTTGTTTGATGGGCCCTCCCGGCACAGGAAAAACTACTGCTATTGTAGAAATTATTTTGCAGACTATAAAGCATAATTATAAAGCAAAAATAGCTGTATGTTCTGAAACTCATATTGCTGTAGATAATGCTATAGAAAGACTTAATACTGAAATAGAGAATAGAAATATTAACTGTTCTATTATGAGGTATGAGGAGTTTAAAAATAAATATAAAAATTTAAATATATGCTATAAAAATTATATAGATTCTTGGAAGGAAAAATTGGAAAATATTTATGATGAGAGTTTTACAAGTAAATTGTTTAATGAATTTGAAGAGCATATTATGAAAAATAAGAAGTATGATAAATATATATGCGAGAATGCTAATATTATAGGAATAACATGCAATCAAATGGCTAGATTTAAATTAGATGAATTAGATGATGTTTATGATTTGATAATTATAGATGAGGTATCAAAAAATACATTGCCTGAGATTTTAATACCCGCTTCTTTGTCTAGAAAATTGATATTGGTTGGAGATCCTAATCAGCTTCCGCCTGTATTTTGTAAAGATGAAATAGAAACTATGAATGAAATAGATACAAAGCTGCAGGAAGAATTAATAGAAAATTCTCTAGTTGATAGATTATTTAAAAATGTTGATAATGAAACAATGTTTGGAATGCTTGATACTCAGTACAGAATGGAGTCAAAAATAGGAGATATTGTAAGTAAATTTTTCTATAATAATGAATTGAAAAATGGTACAAAATACAGTGATGATGAAAGTATATATTGGCTTGATTATAATACTGATAAAAAATTTCCAATTAATTATGGAGGAGAATTATATAATCCTATAGAAGTTGAGTTAATAAATAATAGTATTGAAAATTTGAATATTGATGCTGGTACAACTATAGCAGTTATAACTCCATATAAGAAACAAAAAAGGGAATTAAAAAATATTATTAGCAGTAATGAAAAATTAAAGCATTTAAATATAGAAATAGATACAATAGATGCTTTTCAGGGTAAAGAGGCTGATATAGTTTATTTTAGTGTTGTTAGAAATACAGGATCTGCAAGATTTTTTTCTAATATAAAGAGACTTAATATTGCTGTATCAAGGACAAAAAAGAAACTGTATATGGTTGGAATGTCTAAGTATTGTAATAGAGTTGATATACTTAAAAATATATATTTATCTTCAAATGTTTTAATTTAG
- the cas2 gene encoding CRISPR-associated endonuclease Cas2, protein MILIVFFDLPVKTKKQKRAACLFRKYLLKDGFFMMQFSVYARISKNYSLLEKHINRIEKNAPKEGSIKTIIITKEQYNSMKELIGNNKHFININKNYKNSSKIIYL, encoded by the coding sequence TTGATATTGATTGTATTTTTTGATTTGCCTGTAAAAACTAAAAAGCAGAAAAGAGCAGCTTGTCTATTTAGAAAATATTTATTGAAAGACGGATTTTTTATGATGCAGTTTTCTGTATATGCAAGAATATCAAAAAATTATTCTCTTTTAGAAAAACATATTAATAGAATAGAAAAAAATGCACCAAAAGAAGGTTCAATAAAAACCATAATAATAACTAAAGAGCAATATAATAGTATGAAAGAGTTAATAGGTAACAATAAACATTTTATAAATATAAATAAAAATTATAAAAATTCTTCTAAAATTATATATTTATAA
- the cas1 gene encoding type II CRISPR-associated endonuclease Cas1, translating to MDWRIVIIENEGKLSLKDGNLLFTNKKYSKSVPLEDIDYIILDNRQIVITHPLMTKLTEMGILLMTTNKRHEVSGILFSYWNQYRKLDTLEKQLQISPILKKQLHKTIIQQKIINQALCLKKLSLSKYKTLINYSKDIKNANIQNTEAITASIYFKELFSSNDFIFHRQDFKDKNIYALNAALNYTYSIIRAIIIKYIIASGFIPYLGIFHKSKTNPFNLADDIIEPFRPIADYHVYKFKEILINLKFSALDSNIRKEMHQIYLYEVCINNKWFELSSACKILISSLLKSINNNDYNIFLYPNDWREDI from the coding sequence ATGGATTGGAGAATTGTAATTATTGAAAATGAGGGAAAACTATCTTTAAAAGATGGGAATCTTCTTTTTACTAATAAAAAATATTCTAAATCTGTGCCTTTAGAAGATATTGATTATATTATACTTGATAACAGACAAATCGTAATAACTCATCCTTTAATGACTAAATTAACTGAAATGGGTATATTATTAATGACTACAAATAAAAGGCATGAAGTAAGCGGAATTCTTTTTTCTTATTGGAATCAATACAGAAAATTAGATACTTTAGAAAAACAATTACAAATATCGCCTATATTAAAAAAACAACTGCATAAAACTATAATACAGCAAAAAATTATTAATCAGGCACTATGTCTTAAAAAATTATCATTAAGCAAATATAAAACATTAATAAATTATTCTAAAGATATTAAAAATGCTAATATACAAAATACCGAAGCTATTACAGCATCTATTTATTTTAAAGAATTATTTTCTAGTAATGATTTTATATTTCATAGACAGGATTTCAAAGATAAAAACATTTATGCTCTTAATGCAGCTTTAAACTATACTTATTCTATTATAAGGGCCATTATTATTAAGTATATAATTGCTTCAGGTTTTATTCCATATCTTGGAATATTTCATAAATCTAAAACAAATCCTTTTAATTTGGCTGATGATATTATAGAGCCTTTCAGACCTATTGCAGATTATCATGTATATAAATTTAAAGAAATTTTAATCAATTTAAAATTTTCTGCCCTTGATTCTAACATAAGAAAAGAAATGCATCAAATTTATTTATATGAAGTTTGTATAAATAATAAATGGTTTGAATTATCTTCCGCATGTAAAATATTAATTTCTTCATTATTAAAATCTATTAATAATAATGATTATAATATATTTTTATACCCTAATGATTGGAGAGAAGATATTTGA
- the fabZ gene encoding 3-hydroxyacyl-ACP dehydratase FabZ: MEKININKIMELLPHRYPFLLVDRVESIEEGKIHAVKNVTFNEPQFTGHFPESPIMPGVLMIEALAQTSGIYCYTKILKPDEYGKKFMFFAKIDNVKFKNPVIPGDVMDMFVTVEAFSNNLLKTHGEVKVNDKLACSGDLGLFLVDKKAMKIEK; the protein is encoded by the coding sequence ATGGAAAAAATTAATATAAACAAAATAATGGAATTATTACCGCATAGATATCCTTTCTTACTAGTTGATAGAGTAGAAAGCATTGAAGAAGGTAAAATACATGCTGTAAAAAATGTAACTTTTAATGAGCCGCAGTTTACAGGACATTTTCCTGAAAGCCCTATTATGCCTGGGGTTTTAATGATTGAAGCATTGGCTCAGACTTCTGGAATATACTGCTATACAAAGATTTTAAAGCCTGATGAATATGGTAAAAAATTTATGTTCTTTGCCAAGATAGATAATGTAAAATTCAAAAATCCTGTAATACCGGGTGATGTTATGGACATGTTTGTTACTGTTGAAGCATTCAGCAACAATCTGCTTAAAACACATGGCGAAGTAAAAGTTAATGATAAATTGGCATGCTCTGGAGATTTAGGCTTATTTTTAGTTGATAAAAAAGCTATGAAAATAGAAAAATAA
- the lpxA gene encoding acyl-ACP--UDP-N-acetylglucosamine O-acyltransferase, with amino-acid sequence MNNNIHPTAIISDSAKIADNVKIGPYAIIEGEVNIGENTSIGAHSVIKEYTTIGKNNIIHDHTVIGGLPQDIHFDRKTVTFLEIGDGNEIREFANLHRASKENAKTIIKNNCYIMATGHVAHDCEINDNVIICNGALVAGHVRVEKGAFISGNCVIHQFCAIGQYAMISGMSAVGRDILPFALTAHAGEAIIYKLNLVGMRRAGFTSEQISQAEEAYDMWFNWNKTKQEFLDTYLNDTSLNPIARDIVVFISKARRGITPKKTV; translated from the coding sequence ATGAATAATAATATACATCCTACAGCTATAATTTCTGATTCTGCTAAAATTGCAGATAATGTAAAGATAGGACCTTATGCCATTATAGAGGGAGAGGTAAATATAGGTGAAAATACATCTATAGGAGCACACTCTGTAATAAAAGAATATACTACAATAGGTAAAAATAATATAATACATGATCATACCGTTATAGGAGGGCTTCCTCAAGACATACATTTTGATAGAAAAACAGTAACTTTCCTTGAAATAGGTGATGGAAATGAAATTAGAGAATTTGCTAATCTTCATAGAGCATCTAAAGAAAATGCTAAAACTATTATAAAAAATAACTGTTATATAATGGCTACAGGACATGTTGCTCATGACTGTGAGATAAATGATAATGTTATAATATGTAATGGGGCTTTAGTGGCAGGACATGTCAGAGTAGAAAAAGGTGCTTTTATATCAGGAAACTGTGTAATACATCAATTTTGTGCTATAGGACAGTATGCTATGATAAGCGGTATGTCAGCTGTCGGAAGAGATATACTACCATTTGCATTAACTGCCCATGCAGGTGAAGCTATTATTTATAAGCTTAATTTAGTTGGTATGAGAAGGGCTGGATTCACATCAGAACAAATATCACAAGCTGAAGAAGCTTATGACATGTGGTTTAATTGGAATAAAACAAAACAAGAGTTTTTAGATACATATTTAAATGACACTTCATTAAATCCTATAGCTAGAGATATTGTAGTGTTTATATCCAAAGCTAGAAGAGGAATAACTCCTAAAAAAACTGTATAA
- the lpxB gene encoding lipid-A-disaccharide synthase — MRIFIATGEVSGDIQGALLARKIKELDPNIILDGFGGVEMQKANVNILSDMSTLSTIGIFEGANPKVAFKNLGAFNRLKEYLKNNKVDIMLLVDNQGVNLLLAKYCKANNINYIYYFPPHVGIWGAWNAKRLLSAKKIITPFFFDYEVYKKFGCDVMYSGHPFADLDYNKKVPELNMPKKEYTVGVLFGSRNQEIKKLAPVFIKSMKMLNDMLSSNIRFVIPIAYPEYKEPIEKILDNYKNLLENVSYSLLCGDDKDYVYSYSDALIMSSGTASLLAACYGKPMVICYKISFITFLLGKLFTNIKYVGMPNVLLNEEAAPELLQNDCNPNAITSHIIKYLTDKEYYKKVSSNLLRVRETLGEKNVLDRIAKEIIKS; from the coding sequence ATGAGAATATTTATAGCTACAGGTGAAGTATCAGGCGACATTCAAGGTGCCTTATTAGCAAGAAAAATAAAAGAGCTGGATCCTAATATTATATTAGATGGTTTCGGCGGTGTTGAAATGCAAAAAGCTAATGTTAATATATTATCAGATATGTCTACTTTATCAACTATAGGAATATTTGAAGGGGCAAATCCTAAAGTGGCTTTTAAAAATCTTGGTGCTTTTAATAGATTAAAAGAATATTTAAAAAACAATAAAGTTGATATTATGCTTCTTGTAGACAATCAAGGCGTAAATCTATTATTAGCAAAATATTGTAAGGCTAATAATATAAATTATATATATTATTTTCCGCCGCATGTAGGTATATGGGGAGCTTGGAATGCTAAAAGGCTTCTTTCTGCCAAAAAAATCATTACTCCTTTTTTCTTCGATTATGAAGTATATAAAAAATTCGGCTGTGATGTAATGTACAGCGGACACCCATTTGCAGATTTGGATTATAATAAAAAAGTACCTGAATTAAATATGCCTAAAAAAGAATATACTGTTGGTGTTCTATTTGGAAGCAGAAATCAGGAAATAAAAAAGTTAGCACCTGTATTTATAAAATCTATGAAAATGCTTAATGATATGCTTTCTTCAAATATAAGATTCGTAATACCTATAGCATATCCTGAATATAAAGAACCTATAGAAAAGATTCTAGATAATTATAAAAATTTATTAGAAAATGTTTCATATTCTTTATTATGCGGTGATGATAAGGATTATGTTTATTCTTATTCTGATGCCTTAATAATGTCAAGCGGTACAGCTAGTCTTTTAGCAGCATGCTACGGAAAACCTATGGTTATATGCTATAAAATATCATTTATAACTTTCCTGCTTGGAAAATTATTTACAAATATAAAATATGTGGGTATGCCTAATGTTCTTCTTAATGAGGAAGCTGCTCCTGAGCTTTTGCAAAATGACTGCAATCCAAATGCTATTACAAGTCATATTATAAAATATTTAACCGATAAAGAATACTATAAGAAAGTAAGCAGTAATTTACTTAGAGTGAGAGAAACTTTAGGTGAAAAAAATGTACTTGATCGTATAGCAAAAGAGATTATAAAATCATGA
- a CDS encoding Smr/MutS family protein, with protein MSKNSEEERRLFEFYLEHGYFPDEFNNKKENIEKEFNNDKIKKENINDLKKESAYTKEDEEMFLNAIKNLDCTNHSKKSIYDRKVNTKFKPNIKNAVPKERLDLHGLTSERALIEIKHFIYECKKNKISPILIIHGKGFGSENRIPVLKNLVEYYLATEGKNHIKYFFDAPINLGGSGAKIIYLDI; from the coding sequence ATGTCAAAAAACTCTGAAGAAGAAAGAAGATTATTTGAATTCTATTTAGAGCATGGATATTTTCCTGATGAGTTTAATAATAAAAAAGAAAATATAGAAAAAGAATTTAATAATGATAAAATTAAAAAAGAAAATATAAATGATTTAAAAAAAGAATCAGCATACACTAAAGAAGATGAAGAAATGTTTTTAAATGCAATTAAAAACCTCGATTGCACTAATCATTCTAAAAAGTCTATTTATGATAGAAAAGTCAATACAAAATTCAAGCCTAATATAAAAAATGCAGTTCCGAAAGAAAGGCTTGATTTGCACGGACTTACAAGTGAAAGGGCATTAATAGAAATTAAGCATTTCATTTATGAATGCAAAAAAAATAAGATAAGCCCTATTCTTATAATACATGGCAAAGGTTTTGGAAGTGAAAATAGGATACCTGTTTTAAAAAATTTAGTTGAATATTATTTGGCTACAGAAGGAAAGAATCATATAAAATATTTTTTTGATGCTCCTATAAATCTTGGAGGAAGCGGTGCTAAAATAATTTATCTTGATATATAA
- the rho gene encoding transcription termination factor Rho: protein MPFPTKKRVKLSNENEEMEASAAQPKKVVRKKVVKQVVSEANEENTNNIETVQEKYELAKDLEDNNNEVKELKRPHDILYISKLSVLTFEELLEFAETYGIKKDTGNNIRRQELMHAILKAQIALEGKIVAEGTLETLQDGFGFLRSKNSNYLVGPDDIYISPAQIRLFGLRTGDLITGEVRPPKDNAGEKFFALLRIESVNGEEPNNLYKRPHFDKLTPIFPNERINLEFAPNKISTRIINLVSPIGKGQRGLIVAPPKAGKTMMLQEIANAICKNYPDIKLFILLIDERPEEVTDMRRQVPEAEVIASTFDETPDKHCQVSEMVLEKAKRLVENKHDVVIILDSITRLSRAYNLVVPASGKVLTGGVDSNALHKPKRFFGAARNIEEGGSLTIIASALVDTGSKMDDYIYEEFKGTGNMELHLDRKLANRRLFPAIDIDSSSTRREDLLLTEEEKNKMWALRKYMQSQGIDEDQLIETVIDKMNSTKDNAEFLKLLNS, encoded by the coding sequence ATGCCTTTTCCAACTAAAAAACGTGTAAAACTATCTAATGAAAACGAAGAAATGGAAGCATCTGCAGCTCAGCCGAAAAAAGTTGTTAGGAAAAAAGTTGTAAAGCAAGTTGTTTCTGAAGCTAATGAAGAAAATACGAATAATATAGAAACTGTACAGGAAAAATATGAATTGGCTAAGGATTTAGAGGATAATAATAACGAGGTAAAAGAATTAAAAAGACCTCATGATATACTTTATATTAGCAAATTGAGTGTTCTAACTTTTGAAGAGTTATTGGAATTTGCTGAAACTTATGGCATAAAAAAGGATACCGGAAACAATATCAGAAGACAGGAGCTTATGCATGCTATATTAAAGGCTCAGATTGCTTTAGAAGGAAAAATAGTTGCTGAAGGTACTTTAGAAACTTTGCAAGATGGTTTTGGTTTCTTGCGTTCAAAAAATAGTAATTATTTAGTAGGACCTGATGATATATATATTTCTCCTGCTCAGATAAGACTTTTCGGACTTAGAACAGGTGATTTAATTACAGGTGAGGTTAGACCTCCTAAAGATAATGCTGGTGAGAAATTTTTTGCTTTACTTAGAATAGAATCTGTTAATGGAGAAGAACCTAATAATTTATACAAAAGACCTCATTTTGATAAATTAACTCCAATTTTTCCTAATGAGCGTATAAATCTAGAGTTTGCACCTAATAAAATTTCTACTCGTATTATTAATCTTGTTTCTCCTATAGGTAAAGGTCAAAGAGGATTAATAGTAGCACCGCCTAAAGCAGGTAAAACTATGATGCTTCAGGAAATTGCTAATGCTATATGCAAAAATTATCCTGATATTAAACTTTTCATTCTTCTTATAGATGAGCGTCCTGAAGAAGTTACTGATATGAGAAGACAAGTACCTGAAGCTGAAGTTATAGCATCTACTTTTGATGAAACCCCTGATAAACATTGTCAAGTTTCTGAAATGGTGCTTGAAAAAGCTAAAAGATTGGTAGAAAATAAACATGATGTTGTTATAATACTTGATTCTATTACAAGACTTTCAAGGGCTTATAACTTGGTAGTTCCTGCAAGCGGTAAGGTTTTAACAGGAGGAGTAGATTCTAATGCTCTTCATAAGCCAAAAAGATTCTTTGGTGCTGCCCGTAATATAGAAGAAGGCGGTTCTCTTACTATAATTGCTTCTGCCTTAGTAGATACTGGAAGTAAGATGGATGATTATATATATGAAGAGTTCAAAGGTACTGGTAATATGGAGCTTCATTTAGACAGAAAACTTGCTAATAGAAGACTTTTCCCTGCTATTGATATTGATTCTTCTTCTACTAGGAGAGAGGATTTACTTCTTACTGAAGAGGAAAAAAATAAAATGTGGGCATTGAGGAAATATATGCAGTCTCAGGGTATAGATGAAGATCAGTTAATAGAGACTGTTATTGATAAAATGAATTCCACTAAAGATAATGCTGAGTTCTTAAAATTATTAAATTCGTAA